TCAAGTCGAGCGGCGGCAACTGATCGAGCGTCTCGATGCGTCGGCCAACCTTCCTATTACGCTTGTAATTGCACCGGCTGGCTACGGAAAAAGCGTGGCTCTTCGACAGTATATTCGTACGCTCCGTCAGCCGTGCGTGCGCTTTGCGCTCAGACCGGAGCATACAACGCTGCTGAGTTTCTTGCGCGGCCTGACCGAAGCGCTCGGAGAACATGCACCGCACGCGGTTGACACTCTTGCAGGTGCCTATGAGCGAAATCAGTCGTCGGATAAACGAGACCTGGATCTCGCGCACTGGTTAAACGCGCATTTAGAATCGTTTGCCGGCGTCATCGCGATCGATGACCTTCACGTGGCTGACGGCGATTCGGAGGTTGCCGGCCTTCTTACTGCCTTGATCGAATGCAGTAAAGAGCGCGTACGCTGGATTATCGCGTCCCGCTCGACGGCGGGCTTGCCCGTCGGAAGTTGGCTCGCCTATCGCGACGCCGAGCTTCCGGTAGACGAGCGTGAGCTTCGCTTCAGTCTGGAAGAAGTTGCGCAGGCTGCCCGCGATCTTGGACTCACGATTCGCGACGACGAGCTGCAGGATCTGCTCGACTTGACCGAAGGATGGCCGGCCGCGCTGACCTTTGCATTGCGTACCTCAACCCGATCCGCCGATCTGCGAAACGTATCGGCCGTCACGCGAGAGATGATTTATCGCTTCTTAGCCGAGCAAGTGTACGTAGCCCTCGACGACGGAGAGCGGGCCCTGCTCGAGGTGGCAGTAGCTCTGCCATCCATACAGGTAGAGGTATTGGAGCGCGCCGGCTTCGACCGGGCGCTGCCGATCGTCGAACGGCTTCGAGAACGAACGGCATTTATCTATGAAGAGTCACGCGGCGTCTACCAATGCCACGATCTCTTTCGCGAGTTCCTGAGGCATCAGAGTGCTCTTGCCGGCAAGCGCGCCCAGCAACACGTCCAGGGGCGGGCGGCGCGGGCGTTAGAAGCGACCGGTGACATGGAGCACGCGATCGCCGCCTACGCGGCCGCCGCTTCAAGTTCCGATGTGCTGCGCCTGCTCGAGGGGCACGGCTTCAATCTCTTAGAGCGGGCGAGGAGCGACGTCGTTATGCGCGGGCTCGAAGCACTCGATGACGTCACCAGGCGCAGCAACTCAACGGCTCTCGCACTCCAAGGTGCGCTGGAATCGGTCGCCGGAAAGTTCAGCCGCGCAGAATCGCTGCTGGGGCGTGCGCTAAGCGAGGCGAACGGCAACCGAGACCTCATTGCAAACGCGAGCTTACGGCTCGCCGCGTTAATGGCAAACCAAGCCCGAAACGTCAGCGAAGTACTAAGCGATCTCGCTGAGGACGCCGAGCAAACCTCCGCCTACAGGGCCGAGGCGCTCTCCCTCATCGCCGGTCAACGCGCCACAAGTGGAGATCTGGCGACGGCGTCTCCTGCCGCATCGCAGGCTGAGAGGTTGCTAGCCGAGGTCGACTCGGAGGTCGTTCGAGCCAAGGTCCTACATCGCATAGGCATTGCTTATCATCATTTGGGAATGGCGGCGAGAGCCTTTGAAGCGTTGACGCAGTCTGCCGAGTTAGCCGATAGCCTGCATTTGTTCGGCCTTTCGAGCCGGGTAAAGGCCGTTCTTTCGAACTTGGTTCTGCACGAGCGCGATGATGTAGAGCAACAGCTTGCCTATGCTGAATCTGCGGCTACGGCTGCAACAAAGGCGGGTGACACGTTTGCGCTGCAGACGGCGCTTCTTCAGATGCTGAGTGCCCAAATGCGGAGAGGGCACGTCGAAAAGAGCATCGCGATCGAGCAGCGGCTCGGATCCGCTAGAGCAACGGAGCTGGCTGGCAAATACCTGCCAATTTTCCGTTCGTCACGGTTGGCATGGGAAGGTCGATTCAGGGAAGCCCATCGACTGCTGGCTACCTGCTGGAAGCAGATGACCTTCAGCGTCGATCGCTTATACTGCGGCGCTGAGTACGCTCTGTTTCTCGCGGTGGATGGAA
This genomic stretch from Candidatus Cybelea sp. harbors:
- a CDS encoding LuxR C-terminal-related transcriptional regulator codes for the protein MVRTLQVERRQLIERLDASANLPITLVIAPAGYGKSVALRQYIRTLRQPCVRFALRPEHTTLLSFLRGLTEALGEHAPHAVDTLAGAYERNQSSDKRDLDLAHWLNAHLESFAGVIAIDDLHVADGDSEVAGLLTALIECSKERVRWIIASRSTAGLPVGSWLAYRDAELPVDERELRFSLEEVAQAARDLGLTIRDDELQDLLDLTEGWPAALTFALRTSTRSADLRNVSAVTREMIYRFLAEQVYVALDDGERALLEVAVALPSIQVEVLERAGFDRALPIVERLRERTAFIYEESRGVYQCHDLFREFLRHQSALAGKRAQQHVQGRAARALEATGDMEHAIAAYAAAASSSDVLRLLEGHGFNLLERARSDVVMRGLEALDDVTRRSNSTALALQGALESVAGKFSRAESLLGRALSEANGNRDLIANASLRLAALMANQARNVSEVLSDLAEDAEQTSAYRAEALSLIAGQRATSGDLATASPAASQAERLLAEVDSEVVRAKVLHRIGIAYHHLGMAARAFEALTQSAELADSLHLFGLSSRVKAVLSNLVLHERDDVEQQLAYAESAATAATKAGDTFALQTALLQMLSAQMRRGHVEKSIAIEQRLGSARATELAGKYLPIFRSSRLAWEGRFREAHRLLATCWKQMTFSVDRLYCGAEYALFLAVDGKHDDAAGLTREIIEGLKLSDAATGLFRVRALAITRAFCALTETINGRASFADRILRQLQSSKDEVIRAVSDAAASIVTRIRGGGSTGSERVRECTERLRALDYADVAQLLAAVDAAAGRAAMERLPMNGLTRSEMEILRMLEEGLTPKQIAEKTSRSLNTVRVHVANTIAKLGCHGHAEAIRTARRLRLLG